Within the Streptomyces sp. R41 genome, the region TGTCGAGGTAGACGATCGGACAGTTGTCACCCTCGCACTGCCTCAGGCTCGCCCGCGCCACCGGATCGGTGAGCAGTTCCAGGGCGTCCCGGGCGACGACGGAGAGCAGTTCGGCGCAGCTCGGCGGGGTGCGCAGCCTGCGGTGCAGCGAACCGTCATCCGCGCGTACGGCCCAGGGGGTGGGCGGGGTGCCCAGCGCGACCGCGTTGACGCGGGCGAGTGCCGCGTCGGCGGGCCGCCCGTCGAGCTCGCCGCGTACCAACTGGGCGATGTGTCCGCGCAGCTCACGGAAGCCGAGCAGCCATGCCGCGTCGACCGATGCCAGCGGCGTCCCCGCGGGCACGAGTCCGGACGCGGCGATCCAGGCGCGCAGCCGGGGGGCCGAGTCGAGCCGTTCCTCGGGGTGGGTGGTCGCCGTCAGGTCCAGGCAGATCCGCCCGGAGTCGAACCGCAGCTCGTACGAGGCCGTGGCCATGCCCGATGCCATGTGCCTGTCACCGCCTTGGGGTTACCGACGTGAGGGGTCGGTGAGATGCCGATGAAAGGTGCTCGTAGGGTGCGTACCCCCTACAGTGCATGCCCGCGCGCCCCGCCGGAAGACTGCGTACCGCTCCACTGCCGGACACGGCGTCGCGCCCGTACTGGACGCGCGCTTATGGGGCCGCGCGTCTGAGCCATGTCACCCGTGCCGCGGCGCCGGTTGACTCGAGGACATGACAGACAACAGCACTGGGCGGCGTACGACCGCCGGAGGTGTACTGGGTGCGGCCACGGTCGCGATGGGCCTGATCGCGGGGGTCTTCTACATATTCGCCTGCGACGTCATGCCGTCGCTGGCCCGCAGCGACGACCGCGTCTTCATCGAGGTCATGCAGAACATCAACGACGTGATCCAGAACCCGGTGTTCTTCCTGAGCTTCATGGGCGCGCTGGCGCTGACGGCGATCTCCGCCTGGCAGTTGCGGAGCTCCCCGTACCGGTGGTGGGTGTTCGCCGCCCTCGCCGCGTACGCGCTCGCCTTCCTCTTCACCGTCGTCGTGAACATCCCTCTCAACAACGACCTCGCGAACGCCGGCGATC harbors:
- a CDS encoding ABATE domain-containing protein; translated protein: MASGMATASYELRFDSGRICLDLTATTHPEERLDSAPRLRAWIAASGLVPAGTPLASVDAAWLLGFRELRGHIAQLVRGELDGRPADAALARVNAVALGTPPTPWAVRADDGSLHRRLRTPPSCAELLSVVARDALELLTDPVARASLRQCEGDNCPIVYLDTSRGRRRRWCSSEVCGNRERVARHRRRAALARA
- a CDS encoding DUF1772 domain-containing protein codes for the protein MTDNSTGRRTTAGGVLGAATVAMGLIAGVFYIFACDVMPSLARSDDRVFIEVMQNINDVIQNPVFFLSFMGALALTAISAWQLRSSPYRWWVFAALAAYALAFLFTVVVNIPLNNDLANAGDPAKIADPAAVREKFEDTWVAWNVVRALLSTLALACLARALLLYGRSGRSYASAYLESAAGSSASR